From the Daucus carota subsp. sativus chromosome 8, DH1 v3.0, whole genome shotgun sequence genome, one window contains:
- the LOC108199157 gene encoding uncharacterized protein LOC108199157 translates to MFFIRSSLSSTRKLFRRTLQSVKSLFSERTTYQRLPKPPSFRQFSCQSYRDLDRFYSEFTNLWDNELAVEDNVVVSTSPKREILQNLEEFRDDRYRLIAYEEMLEKDVIERRCLVAEKLKELEMIDSNNLENARDIEEVLHLYSLLTCPVYIDMFDKFVTDMYSDIFNLKVSSDPKRNRVIS, encoded by the coding sequence ATGTTTTTCATTAGAAGTTCCCTTTCGAGCACAAGAAAGTTGTTCCGAAGAACCCTGCAGAGTGTCAAGTCTTTGTTTAGCGAAAGGACAACTTACCAAAGGCTTCCGAAACCCCCTTCTTTCAGACAGTTCTCTTGTCAAAGTTATCGAGATTTGGACAGATTCTACTCGGAGTTCACCAACCTGTGGGACAACGAGTTAGCTGTGGAGGACAACGTAGTCGTATCAACATCCCCGAAAAGGGAAATACTTCAGAATCTGGAAGAATTCAGAGATGATCGTTATAGGTTGATCGCGTATGAAGAGATGTTGGAGAAAGATGTGATCGAAAGAAGATGTTTGGTGGCGGAAAAGCTCAAGGAGCTCGAAATGATCGACTCGAACAATCTGGAAAATGCACGAGATATCGAGGAAGTTCTTCATCTATACTCTCTTCTTACTTGTCCGGTTTATATCGACATGTTCGACAAATTTGTCACAGACATGTACTCAGACATCTTCAATTTGAAAGTATCATCGGATCCGAAGAGGAATAGGGTGATTTCTTGA